The Nymphaea colorata isolate Beijing-Zhang1983 chromosome 11, ASM883128v2, whole genome shotgun sequence genome includes the window GCCTTCTTcatattcatcatcatcatcatctgcaAAATACAGGATTGATAAATTAATAAACCCCAAGAGAAACAGCTGTAATAGGTCCTATAATGCTAGGGTGgaagagaaaaagtaaaagaatacTATCTTGTCATAGCAATACCACAAGCTGAGATAAGGAGTTAAGGACAACATCCATGCCCAAGAAACAAAAATAGCACACAACTATGCAAAATTACAGTTGTACGTTAATAAAAAACCATAGCATTCCACTAAGGTCAAAGCTAAGCCTTTTAATTTCTGGAGGTTACTAAATGCACATGAGCAATACTGCCCCTGCATTAAGACAGTGAACCAtaataaacaatatatataattcaagCTAGAATATTCACCAAGCACGGCAACATAAATTCTATTCTATCAGAGAAAATTATACCCATGCTTACAATCACAAATTTTCAGAAAGCTCAATACTATTAAGACAACTAtattgaagatccaaaacaggTACAAGATAAGTGGTTCATGgaaataacttgtttaatgaaAAACTAACAATACCTTcagtatattaaaaaaaatagttcaaaattagTTCCTATGCTTAAGCACTCTAGAGCTCTCCACTTGGCACATCACCCAATGGTGCCTGCATCTTTCTTATGAGAATATAGAGAGAAATAAGCCAACCTCCATGTGGAGGTTTATCCATTCTAAAGTTTTCAGTGACATTAATTATTAGTGCATGATATCAAGATGTAAAAGTATGCAGTAGAGAAGCAAAAAATCACCTCAGTCTGTTCTGCAGTTTGCTCCCACGTATCTGAGGTATTAAGCATAAGACaagttgaaagttaaaaccAAACATACAAGAAATAAGCAcaagataaaaataataataataataatataaattaAAAGCTAAAACACTAAATACAACAGATATCATTTATACTAGTTGGCCTAAAATAGATGCAAAATACAGCATAACATTCTGCTCCCTTTTCTCCATTGGAGTAAATCCGACACCCTTTTACTAGTCATAGAGACACCATAAACTTGATTAAGcaaaccatatcatcaacaaaatcatgaatCTCAACCATGATTAATgtatataaaatgaaatgtgTAGGAATTACATAGTGTTTCCCATATGACTTTCCCATCAGTATCCACTTGAGACCAGCCTGGCAGATAAAACTGGATTTAAATTGTGAGGGAAGAAGCAAGGATTCAGGCTTGGGTGAACCTACAAAGTGCAAAAGCAGAGGCACAGTCAAGAAAGCTAGAGGTTGGTTCTTCAGTTGGAAACTTGCAAAGTATTTTCCCTATAATATAAAATCTGTATATACCTTTTACATAGGCGACCCTATGCAAAATACAGCATAACATTGATGTTGAATCATGTCATGCAATCTCATATTCAGCAGTACCTtacaaaaaaaccaacaatagtTGATAAGTAAACAACTTCTATAACATATAAGCATaaataaacatgataaacttAAATATACATGCATTTTGGTACTTACCTTTAGCAATACCGGTACAAGATTCATAGGGTCGCCATACTGTTTTATCCAATCACCTGCACAAACTAATTCTTCTACTGTCTTTGGGCTCAATGAACTCCTAGATTCATCCACAATTCGACCTCCAATACTAAAAGCATATTCAGAGGCAACTTTAGTGATAGGAATACACAATATATCTCTTGCCATATGTGATAAAATGGGgtatttcagttttttatcTTTCCAccaaattaatatatcaaaCGAATCATGAGTGGTAGCATCACATTTGAGCAATCCATCTTCTAAATACATATCAAGCTCAGACTTTGAAGCTTGAAAAGGAACATTGTTTGCTTtatttaaaaagctaaaaaatccTACACTACTTCTATTGGAGTTGCTACATGATGAGTCAGTTCCTCTCATAAAAGTACTTTCTCTCTGTGAAGACATTCTTCTTCTGTAGATAAAAGGACTAATCTGTAATACAATAATTACCTAAAGTTATATAgtgcattttttaaattcacaatgcTTCTTtcgtaaaaacaaattaaaataagaaggaaTTAAAGACATGCAACCAACAACAACGcacaaacataaaataagaaaatacatAACACAGCATGATATGCATTTGGACTAGGATAGGCATTTTTGTTAATCACTGACTTTTCAAACCAtagaaatttctgaaatttcagaaatacatatatcaaaataaacTCAATTTGATTGCTTTTTCTACTGACAAAATGTTCTGCACTCATGATTTGAGTGGATCCAACCATTCATACTCCACTTGTCCCTCTCTTTTCACATACATCATTAAAACCATCCATCatgtagaagaagaaaacttttcTTCCAAGCTATGATGGTCATCTCATCAGGACCTTCACACGTATGGGACTCTTTGAAAATCAGGTTATTTTGTTTATAGAATAGGCTGGTTTTGAAAATGCCATGTTCTGgttttcaaaacaaagttttggtTTGGAATGATTAAAAATAGGATGTTTCATGATTAAAAACCTGCTGCAGAATTATGCAAGcacaatcaatataaataaaataatgcatGAAACATTTTATAAAGCTCACATATCCAGCCGACACTTAACATTCATACCTTTGTAATAATAGTACTTATCACAGCCAGCCTTGTGTAGATCTAAATGAATGTGGTGCTTATAATGTTATGTGCACAAATCTTATTGCAGGCTTGCAGCTTACTTCAAGCAGCACGCATGCAGATTCAAATTAGCAAAAACCTGTTCATCCAAGCCATCACTTTgccaggagaaaaaaaaattaacaaaatctcTTTGACCCCTTTCTGAgccttctttctcatttctaaCCACCTGCTAGTGAAAAGGCGTGAAGGAGACCAGCCTTTGGTTAGTCACAGACCACATGTTTTTCATGCAACATGGCCGGTCTAATCTCCACCAACACCAAATAGTATGGCATGTCTTTATAGTTCCAAGCACTCAACACAAGTCTGGGTGCAGGTGTGGGCCCAAACACGGTCAAACTGTGTCGGGTGTGGCCAATGTACCCAAATAGCAGTGGTTATTCAAAATAGGCATtgcatcaagaaattcaaaacagCAACACAGGCTTCACAAAACAGGTAAAAGCATGCCTTGTCTCAGAGAATGGGAACACACAGAAAAGCAAAACAGCAACAACCATCAGCGGCAAGAGAAGGCAAATGAAAAACATCTAGTGCAACATAAATGAAGTAAAGGAATCAAAACGTACTGGATATGAAATGGAAAACGATATCAAGATTTATCCCTTTCTAAGATCTCTGCCAAAATAAAAAGCAGAAAAACGATTAATAAGAGGATGAAGTCAAGGATTTGTTTGAAAGCACAGGAGCATTAGCATACCATCGGGCGTTAGGCAGAGGGCGGTGGTGGGCCGGTGGCAGTGgcagagaaggaaaatgaggaGGAAATGCAGACGGTGAGGGCCGTGGGGCTGTTGTTCCCATGCTTGTGCAGGCCGTGTGAAAGGTGAGCCTGTGAGGATGAGGTCACGagagtttaagagagagagatgcaaagaAAGAGCGCATGAAAAAGAGGGGAACATACTTGGTGCTCACACTGTCACACACCAAGCGTTGCTAATCTTTTGGGTCGTCTCTGGACTGTCGTGGGGAGCCTAAACGACAACGCAGGCGGCAGGCCGGATGGTGGAGATGGTGTGCGGCGGACTCGCGGAGAGGAGAGGACTGAGGTCTGAAGATAGTAGACGGAAGAGAGAGATTctaaaggggaaaagaaaaataagtataACCGACCAATttttaccctaaaccggtgaaccggttttggtAAGTTGGTGTATCGGTTTTCAAGATTTAACCGGTTTTAtaaaaacgagtcgagttcttaaaactcgaattCGACTCGTTTACTCATTCGAGTATCATTGTAAGGtcaactcgactcgtttataaacgagtcgagctcgagccaagtttaatcgagcgagttcgagtcgagcccgagtaggctcgactcgttgtgcagccctaccaccCCGCACCtccgtcgtcttcttcttgagggagaagagggaaagacgagGGGCGTCGGGCTCACACGCGggtggagctcgggtccgggtctggacccgaccCGACCTGCATATGCCGAGCGTTACACTAACACATTAACATATCCAACACCCCCTCGCAAAACCAGGATCACCCAAGGCCCATTGCCCATTTGTTTCGCAAAGAACAGAAATGGAGTGGAGATGCAATAACTGCAGGAGGAAGAAGCGGCACTTCTTCAAAGTCTTAATCGGTGACTTCTCTGACGAACTGGTTTGCCcccatactctctctctctctctctctcgcgtatGTCCTGTCTGAAATTTGTTTTCTTAGAGGTATGCTGGCGATTCCCTGTTATCTTTCTTGAAGTGGTTGCCTGGAATCTTTTGGTTATCTCAAGTTAGtgcttgtttttttgtcttcgtGGTTCTCAACCATACGATGGGGAGACTCTAAAGCAATCTGTTTTATGTGGAATGAAACTTCCCCCAGAATCATAATGTTCTCCGGCACCAAGTACGTCCGTAATTCAAGTGAGAAACCGATGTTTGCTTCTGATGTTATTCCtaaactttcatatatttttttttatcacaattGCACGAAAATGAAAATGTCGGTGTGCCATTCTTCACTGCCTTGCTTTGATGCCCTTAAAGCCTGTGACCATCATTATTGATCGGAGGTCTGAGCCCTGTGTTCTTCCGAACTTGCTATAGTACAATAACATAGGCAAGGTTCCCTCTATGGGACATTGTATCCACGTTCTGTAACATATGACTGAAGCAGATGCATTGAATCAAACCCTTGTTTGGTGCATGTTGTCAGTATTCCTCGAAAATGAGGAATGCCGCTTTGCAACCTGTAAGCTTTCCTCTATTTCCTGAGAGATGGTTGGTTGGTAGATTCTTTTTCTACATGGAGCCACAGTAAAAAATCGATGTGCGCAAGATATGGGAAGGATTTTGCTCTTTGTTCTTTCTCCTAGATTTTTTTCCCTCGTCCTATTCGAGAAGTGCAATTCCTCTGGTGGAAAAAAATAGTTCTGCATTTGTTAAGATTACTACCCTTCTTGGCACAGTGTTTAAGGTTTGCATGTGATATAATGCAGCGGCTCCCGCCTGATTTTACGAAGCATATCCAAGTCAAAGAAGAATCTGGGAATGCTTCACTGAGAGTCTGTGGAGGTAGGACCTGGCAAGTTGAGCTGAGGAAGGTGGATAATCGCCTTGTATTCCGAAAGGGGTGGAGCAACTTTGTGGTCGGTAATGGCTTAAGGACAGGGGACTTTTTGGTTTTCAAACATGACAGAGTTTTGCATTTCATTGTGCGGGTTTTTGATGCAAGTGCATGTGAGAAAAGGCGGTTGCCTGCTGGTGACACTTGCAGAAATGCTGAAATGAGTAATGTGTCTATGTCAGAAGGATCTCTCGACTGTAGCTCCTTTAAGCACAGCAGAGGAAGAGTAACAGGGCCTCAGCAAGATGCATGGAATGCAGCATGCTCTTTTAAGACTAAGAATCCATGTTTCAGAAAGTATTTTACAGACAAAACGATGTGTTGTAGATCGTACTATTTGGTAAGATTTAGCTTTCACCGTTCAAATTGATCTGTACTAATTGAAACCTGTGCATGGGTACTTTGTGTTTCTAACCCTGTTGGCTGTTGCTTATTGTGTTATTGGAAAGCTCAGTTATGTTACCTTGCAGGGGGTGACAAGAGTTCGCCTTTGAATGGTTGACATATTTTGGACAAGTCATGAAACTAATTGTCCTTTGATTCTGGCATGGTGTTTTTCCTTTAAGCTTGTCATCTTTAGGATACTACTTCCTATGTTGGCTTGATCCTTTGAAACATGCAATACcgttttccatgtttttgaTTGTAGCAAGTGCAAGTCTCATTTTTGAAACGTTTTGCTAGATAATTTGCTTCATAAATTTTCTGAACTAAATGAGTATCTTCAAGGTTTAGCTACAGTATAAGCATTGAAAGTCTTGCACTTGCTGTTAGGCTGAAGTTGCTTCTCTAAATGCCTCACCTATCTTACTTTTTCATGTATTTCCTGATAATAAAAGTTTTATTGGCTCATTGCACGTTAGAGGTCCTCTATACTAGTAGTTATAATTCTTACAAATTTGGCTGTTCATTAACTCACAATTTTGTTGTATCAAAACCTCTGACGGTTCAACACTGAATACATGAGCGGTGAGCCCATTTATTTTCAAGCAATTGTGTTCACGACGTTTCAAAGAACCTAGTTTTAAAGTAATGCCTTTGCGATTATTTCTGCAATGAACTAGATAAAACGTATAGCCACATTTACACCTCTGAACTGAAGCTAATTCACAAGGTTTTCAAGGGCTGTGTAATTGCACGACATCATGAATCTGATTTGGTCTTGCAAACATCTGAATCTCAATTAAATGAAGTTACTAACTGAATTGACAAAGATATCTTCTGATAAACGAAACATGTGTTAGAACTTGGAAGAATCACGTGACCACATTCCGAATTATATATTAATGTCCAGCAGCTCTGTTTTTTTGAATCAGCATAAACTGAAGGAAACTTTCCTTGGCACAGCAGCGCCAGTACTAAAATGAGGGGAGCATTGACCAATTTAGACCAAGTTCATATTCATGTTGGTTTTTTATTTCCAGGCGATTTTAGGTGTCTGCCCTATGAATTGGTTACAAGCTTCACCTCTTGCTTAGGAAACTGTTAATGGGTGTTTTACCCTGTTGTGGTTGAGCAGGACGAATCCTCTGTCATGTTTTaggcattttttgcttttagctATTTTCTGTCTGGCATGATAGAAAAGCTGATTCGTCTGTGACTTTATCTTTTTGGTTGTCTAGATGGATACTGATTTAGCAAGATGTTTGGACTTTGGATATGGTAGCAAACACTTTCCGTGTTGCCCTTTTCCAGTTTTTTGTTACTGGTAAACTAGAAATTTGCCTTTCTCACATGCTCCCCGTCTCCTTCAAAATATCCACATGGGTGAACTTCTTTTGGTCATTTGTCTGAGCTTCTGATTCCTATATCTTcactttattgatgattatatGGTAACTCGTTTCGTCTGTCCTATAGCTGAATGCCgtagtctctttttttttccttcagttCGTTATTTGAAATACTTTTTCCCGTTATCTATGCATTTGAAGTTTCTATGCTGGAGGAGTTGCGACAGATTTCGGTTCAGACATCCATCTAAAATTGGAAATTTCCAATTAATTCTTTCTATCCTTGCAGCTTTAGCCAATGCATGGAATACATACACTATATGTATGAGCTTGTGCAGGCTGTGAGAGCAACCATTGCCCtgatgttatttttgtttgttcttgCAGAACGTCCCTTCGGCCTTTGTAAGACAACATCTGGCATTTGAATCTTGTATGTTGACGCTTTTTGATCCAGAAGGTCGCTGTTACCCTGTTAGATACCTCAACACATCAGAATCTGGTGGCATTGTTGGGTTCAGCTCAGGATGGAGGAAATTTGCTGTTGAAAATCACCTGAGGGAAGGAGATGCGTGCGTGTTTGAGTTCATCAAGGAGCCTATAGGATTCAAAGTACATATTTTTCGTGGTGATAAGGATGGCACTGAAGGCGAGAGATGAACATCCAGAAGCAATTCTGATCGTCGAAAGTTTGGTCACATAGACGAAAACACACTGCACTTGCTTTGTTTGTATAGTTAAGTTGCTTGTTCACATGTACTTCCTTTATGATTTGCCTGAATCTCCTCCATCTGCAAAAGGTTCTGTAACTCTGATCAGTTTAATCCAACTGGACCACTTCAGAGCTGACGCAACTCAATGTCAATTGTTGAAGTTGTTTCATGAATTGAGCCAGGAGAGAGAACACACacagggagagaaagagagattgttTACAGTAAGAGAAAAATAGTAAGCTTGGGAATGAGGAAAAATCTAAAAAGGACTAAGAAAAGACAGAAATGGGAGTGCCGACTGGTATTAACGTAGCGAAATGATATTTCTATTTTGGTTGCCGTTTTGAAATTCTTGTGGATGTCCTTTTCTTCCACAGTTTATCTAGTACTTGTTTCTGCATTTTGCCGTATCGCAAGATTTTCAACAATGCCTAGTTGAATAGTGCGGTTGAGCTCCACGTTAGTAAAATTGCCCAAGCAAGGCTGCAAAGGGGTCAGCATAGTGGGACGGCCTTTGGCTGTTGTGTGCGCAGCCGTGGCTCAAGTTCGGAACTTGTGTGGTTCTTGCTTATCTTTGATCATGCCAAAGTTGGTGGTGTACAATCTATAAGCCTGACTGCTTCTCTCCATACTCATGATGGTTCAGTTCTGAATTTCCTATCCAATTCGTTCAGTTCTGAAACTTTGAGTATTCAGATAAGACGGCTCGGGGGCAAGTAGCCTCTTCCAAAGCACGACCTGCTTGTTCTGCTCGCAACAATCCGATTAGTTCCCCATGAGAAAAAACATTAGAGATTGGATCTTCTAAAACCAACATTTTCTGATGTTGTTTACTATACAataatctctatatgcttattaTGAATCTATACGCCATGCAAGTTGTTGGAAGTGCTAGGTCCAGTTCGTTTCAGTTCGAAAAGACAAGGCTCTTTATAAGTATTTGCCGGCGATGCATATTACACCGCGCCTCATGGGTGGGATGCGCGCCAGGCACAGCcccctctttttatttttatttttattttcataaaattgttTAACTAAGTCACTTGACGTctaaactaaaaaggaaaaacccaaTTCGAAGACCCCCTTGGAAGAATGGGTCTCCTAATCAATAACTCTAAATCCTCTCTGTTCAGACACGTTTTTGTTCCAGCCTATGTCGGTCATGCATTAAGGAATCCCTCGGTAATGGAGTACGAAACAGAAGGTGCGATGGAGGAAGCATATGAAAGCCCTAATCGGAAGGCATGCAGGTCGGAGGGGAACGAGTGGAGGGGAGTCCAACAAGGATGGCAAGGGATGAGCAGAGGTTAGACCAATAGGGATGGAGTGTGAGACGGAGGAGGCGGAGGTTAGCCACTACCGGATAATGTGTGCAGGTGATGGGGCACGCGAGGGAAATGGATGGAGGGGCTCTTGGGCGAAGGTGGTGGACATCCAAGGGAAGCCGTGCCTAGGTGAAATGGAGGAACCACAAGTCAGCTTCAAGGGGAAAACCTTACTGTAAGACTCAATTCGAAGGCAGTGAAGTATTTGGAAAAGCCCTTCAAATTTGCTGCTATCGCTGGTCTTTTTGCGGGTGGTGGGAAACTGAGAACGGATTACAATTATGTTTTCTCTTCCTGGAGAAAGCAGTGGAGGAAGATAAAGAACCCACGATTCTCCATAGTGGGAAATGGAAGGTTTCTAATCAGAGTTGATATAGAAGCAGAGTTGGCAGAAGTGGTTCAGAGAAAGGCATGGAGAGTGGGCGGGCGCACTCTAATTACCAGCCGATGACAACCTGGTCAGGAGCTGAGAATTAATGCCGTGGAAATGGTTATGCTATGGATTCAGCTACCTTAGCTACTGATTAACCTATGGAATGAATACTGCTACAAGGGCAAAAGGAGGGCCCTACGAGGAGAATATGTGGAGAAAGATAGCTGCTCGGGCAAATAGGAGAAGGTTGGGTTTGCAAGGGTAAAGCTTGAAGTGTCGATCAACTTCCTCCCAGTGTCGTGGGTCTCTCTGGATTTAGGGGATGAATGACAGATCTCTCAGGAGGTTGTTTATGAATCAAGGATCTCTTTTGTATTGTCTGTTGGAGGTGCTCGATGACCCCTCAACTTGGTGTGGAGGAAGTTGTGAGAAGAAGCTTGGTACATAGACAAAAACAGGCATGGTTTCTAGTTGTCAAGCTAGGTAAGGTGGTGCTTGATTTGTCTCGTACTTATTCACATAGCTGCATGTATGATTAGGTATCTGGCTGCCTGAATTTGcataaaaatgtgtttgagTTGATACAGTTCAAGTTTCTAGATTAGCCAACCCCAATTATTCTCTCTCCAgtatatgagagagagaccCCCTTTCGGTATGAAAGAGAAATCTTTTGCCCAACATTTCGAAACCACCACTTCTAATGGGAAGTTAGTGGGGCGTTGTGACCCAACCAGAGTCAGGTGTTACAGAGAACACCAAACCAAACAGTTGAAATCAGAAAAATCCAGCAACAACGATGCCAGAATACACCAAAAAGACCATTCAAAGCCTAGAGAGGACACCCCAAAAAATGAAGATCCAAAAAAAGCATACCCAGAGCAACACTAATAACCTAACCTCAGCAAGCTTAACCAATAGAAATACATAAAGGACACCCAAAAAATTAGCCAGATCAACCCCACAGCTTGACCCAACACCCtgtaaatgtgtgtgtgtgtgagagagaggggtaAGCTGTGGTTGGCCAATCTTGAACTTGAACCGTCAAGGGATGCATTCAAATGGTCTCTTTTTTGGTCGTTTTCCTTGCAGAAATCACTTGAGGATCATTTGTGCACTTCTGTCTCCTATGATGGTGCTATGGTGCTACTGATGTGGTTGTCTGCTTGTATGAGAAGAAGACTAGCAAACCACTATATGGTTTTCgtttttacaaaattataaGTTCCTGGATTATCTGTTAATTATTGATGGTATGTTGTATTTGTTGTTGTTGAATTATTTGTTCAATCATGTGGACTCAAGATGTGCATACataatgtttgtttattttgttttgctaTAGGTACTGTGATACCTGTTAGAAATTAGGTTTCATTGATGTGCTGAGTAGTACAAATTCTAGAGGCAAATGAGATGCGCATGTCTACATTGTGAACTGCAACGTGTTTCTGATGTATATGCTAGCCTACTGGTAGATGGGCCGGCTTAGGAACCCTAACTACATCATCCGTGGGTTTGGAATAAAATGGGTTATACAGAGCTTGCTCGGCATAGAAACCCTAACTACATCATCTCTGGGTTTGTAAGAAAATGGATGTTATGGAGCTCGAGAGTTGGCTGAGTCATTCTTCTTGGATTTCTAGATTATTTGGGGTCTTCCTTGTTTCTTGGGGGAAAAAGTTGAGAGGGAGGAAGGATGAAGGAAGGGAACAAGAGGAGTGTGGAGAAGCTGATATGGGATCAGGTGGTGAAGTGAAGCGCCAGGGCAAACTTAGATGGGGCTGTAATGGGCAGTTTGAACAGGAATCTTACCCGCCTCATTACCCATGTCCTCTTCTTCGCCATCACCTATCTCATCTATTTCCTCAACCTCGTTCTCACGGCCGAACTGTCATCCCCTTCCTTCTCCCGACAATGCCACCTGCGCAAATTTGTTCCTTTCTActgccaccaccacctccaATCCATTGCTATCATCTAGGGGTTGCAGAATCAAACTACCATTTTCCAAGCCGCCATGGACTCTTGCCGAAGAAGGGAAGGGGGGATCTAAAGCACATTTTGTTTGGCAGTGCAGCTTCCCCAAGTTTGTGGGAAATGAGGAAGGAGCACATCAAGCTGTGGTGGAGGCCTGAGACAATGCGTAGCTACTTATCATTGTTCTTTAAAATAGAACATAACACTTTGAAAATGTAAAAggtctttcattttctatttccttttatGTGCTGGAGAAGTAATTTATCATAAGTGCATTACTTAACAGATCGAATTTGGTAAGTTATTTCATAGtcaaatatgaacccaagttcTATATCAGCCAATAGTTCGATAAATATCTTACTCAATTTTATGTAAATGACGGATCTAAAGCTAGCCAGACTCGAATTCAGTTTAATGTGACGATACAGTTTGCGgtataaataaatttggatcTGTTTACATACGGATCGATGAAATTGAACGTGGTAAAGAATGGAACCAATCCAAATCTAGACCATTTACATTCCGAATTAGACAGACCTCTATACAAagaaatatgaatgaaaataaATCGAAACGTTCTTTTCACGCAGGCGTGCATGCGTACAATTGGTTGTTTGCTCACCGATTAATTCTATCCTTGATTAACTTTGAAAATTGAAACGATTGAATAACCAAAAATACAACTTGATTTAGAAGGACCAAACTCAGAGAGAGATAACATTATTAGTTTGGAGGCCAAATGTTAAGTAATTGCAGCCAAAGTTTCAAGCTGATAATTTTTTTGGCTAGTATAATAATTGTTTGACGTGAAAAAAACTTTCAGAAAACTTTTGCCAACGGTTTATGATGTTACATAGACAAGGCAATGTTGTAAATATCGGTTACTGACTTTGATTAACAATACGTGTTGGTGATATGCTTCGTTTCTCATCGACTTTAAAAATgacttaaaatgtttttaacgactttttttttaaataacgtGTCTGTTTTATCCATACGATCCAATTTATGGGAGACATATTGGCTTTCATCTTGCACCAGCAAACTAATTAATAAGACGTGATGCAAATACAAGGAGCACAGAACGGATGTTTCATGTTAACGTGGAGTGTCCGTTCTGTTCGAGCAAACACAGTCCCCGGAACATTAGGAACAGAACGTCCTGCTCCTAGCATTTTGtaaaagaaacatcaaacaccctctaataaatgctttgatgaagaaattgacattttcattctaaaatGCATGAGTTTTGAACATCAAATGTTAGTGCCAAAGTAATCAAGGTTCCCTAAACACACATTTATATTTGTTTAATCTTGATTTTGCAATACATATTTTATCAAAGTTTCGTGCAATCAGCGCTGCCTCTGACGTTAGAGTTCGGGGGCTTAAACATTTAATAAGCGTAAGAAGGATTTTAACAtacattaaattttgaaaacaaatcacCGTGG containing:
- the LOC116264493 gene encoding B3 domain-containing protein Os03g0212300-like; translation: MEWRCNNCRRKKRHFFKVLIGDFSDELRLPPDFTKHIQVKEESGNASLRVCGGRTWQVELRKVDNRLVFRKGWSNFVVGNGLRTGDFLVFKHDRVLHFIVRVFDASACEKRRLPAGDTCRNAEMSNVSMSEGSLDCSSFKHSRGRVTGPQQDAWNAACSFKTKNPCFRKYFTDKTMCCRSYYLNVPSAFVRQHLAFESCMLTLFDPEGRCYPVRYLNTSESGGIVGFSSGWRKFAVENHLREGDACVFEFIKEPIGFKVHIFRGDKDGTEGER